One Mya arenaria isolate MELC-2E11 chromosome 7, ASM2691426v1 genomic window carries:
- the LOC128240263 gene encoding uncharacterized protein LOC128240263 translates to MPKLLSCDVTLKDDRRTDLKNLFYMNAPCATTNAPIWSNQENFNYFNFKLQAIFEPTETTFPLENYVSKSGFGIVDSNAHIIHSKENKDQSGISFLAYDHTFTCSQVSNINPLFDLNFTLTQRDYIFSIEHGDNFTVTFNVKSGGFRYLHNINTNRFYRTDVYNGHTVSETVEFKFDFVAPKHCSEQDSGRTCIPGEEPITVDEDFTKNPITPKWSGWFDDLSGLFEYRLEAYLLEPNIHDELIELNPLSPVFTYTENNTNNVEFPTFTPPRSGMFSVLLTATDTSNNSKTSRRLVLFDDSSEITITKPGLLTKLPDAEDVEQIVVGDGGLYIVSAVKETGFMWQTSETDSKSRIEINWENHFINKLHNDGKLLNKVLPFPTQFQDFEDDGVLRSTKYVAIDDNEGDRTLKAIPNKHGLVKFELNRVFTNDRQIPVSKWEQIPLEESYVFWEQLDDGNHVRVWLRATDVMNNTAVDYTEVHFDNTPPRISDELLEENVQMGTYTFTSRVTFQASDDASGVHKLQMTLYVGNSSTPKKIHSVSANRNDTAGICDKDPSCNCVLEVCYRIQQTIDLDNCWFLVPKEDLNKSGTLQVTTYNQALLSRTFNLTITNLNRLYGLEYFEPTNIRIEERLSSGVRLTWDIPETPSCYWRVDITLVVFLGNGQTREIQVNSEQTSVDIVGLDPDKEYSVSLNVGLEGTELASLPYIFQTGNNAR, encoded by the exons ATGCCAAAATTGCTTTCCTGCGATGTAACTTTGAAGGATGACAGACGAACCGATTTGAAGAACCTCTTCTACATGAA tgcgccgtgtgctacaaccaatgcGCCAATATGGAGTAATCAGGAAAActtcaattatttcaatttcaaacttcAAGCCATATTTGAACCGACGGAAACGACCTTCCCCTTGGAAAATTATGTTTCCAAATCAGGTTTTGGAATCGTTGATAGCAACGCCCATATCATTCATAGTAAAGAAAACAAGGACCAAAGTG GCATCTCATTCCTCGCTTACGATCACACATTCACATGCAGTCAAGTCTCAAACATAAACCCATTGTTTGATTTGAACTTCACCCTTACACAAAGAGACTACATATTCAGTATTGAACATGGAGACAA CTTTACAGTGACTTTTAACGTGAAAAGTGGTGGGTTCCGGTACTTGCACAACATCAACACAAATAGATTTTACAGAACCGATGTATATAATGGCCATACAGTGTCGGAAACGGTGGAGTTTAAATTTGACTTTGTAGCTCCAAAGCATTGTTCCGAACAAGACTCTGGAAGAACGTGTATACCCGGAGAAGAACCAATCACAGTCGATGAAGATTTTACTAAG AATCCCATTACTCCTAAATGGTCTGGATGGTTCGACGATCTTTCTGGACTTTTTGAATACAGACTTGAGGCATATCTCCTTGAGCCAAACATTCATGATGAGCTCATTGAACTAAATCCACTGTCTCCAGTTTTCACCTACACTGAAAATAATACCAACAACGTCGAATTTCCGACATTTACTCCTCCGAGGTCggggatgttttccgtgttaCTGACAGCCACCGATACGTCTAACAATTCAAAGACTTCAAGGCGCCTGGTCTTGTTTGACGACTCGTCTGAAATAACAATTACGAAACCTGGTCTTCTTACGAAATTGCCAGACGCTGAAGATGTTGAACAGATAGTTGTTGGAGACGGAGGCTTATATATTGTCAGTGCTGTTAAGGAAACTGGTTTTATGTGGCAAACATCTGAAACGGATTCAAAATCACGGATTGAAATCAACTGGGAAAAtcactttataaataaattacacaaCGATGGAAAATTGCTAAATAAAGTACTACCTTTCCCGACACAATTCCAAGACTTTGAAGATGATGGAGTTCTGAGAAGCACAAA ATACGTTGCTATCGATGACAACGAGGGCGATAGAACATTAAAGGCGATACCTAATAAACATGGACTGGTCAAATTTGAACTAAATCGTGTCTTTACAAACGACAGACAG ATTCCAGTATCGAAATGGGAGCAAATACCATTGGAGGAGAGTTATGTTTTCTGGGAGCAACTCGACGATGGGAATCACGTTAGGGTTTGGCTGCGTGCGACTGACGTCATGAACAATACGGCTGTTGATTACACTGAAGTTCATTTTGACAACACACCACCGAGAATCTCAGATGAGCTTTTAGAGGAAAACGTTCAAATGGGGACATATACGTTTACATCGAG agTAACATTTCAAGCATCTGACGACGCAAGTGGTGTTCATAAGTTGCAAATGACTCTTTATGTCGGAAACAGTTCTACACCGAAGAAAATACACTCTGTCTCAGCGAATAGAAACGAC ACTGCAGGAATCTGTGACAAAGACCCATCGTGCAACTGTGTTCTGGAGGTGTGTTACCGCATTCAACAAACGATTGACCTTGACAACTGCTGGTTTCTCGTCCCAAAGGAAGACCTCAACAAATCGGGCACATTACAAGTTACCACGTACAACCAGGCTTTGCTTTCAAGAACATTCAACTTGACG ATTACAAACTTGAATAGATTATATGGACTTGAAT ATTTCGAACCGACGAACATACGGATTGAAGAGAGATTGTCGAGTGGTGTCCGTCTCACTTGGGATATTCCTGAAACACCTTCTTGCTACTGGAGGGTGGACATAACGTTAGTGGTCTTCCTTGGCAACGGACAAACAAGAGAGATACAAGTTAACAGCGAGCAGACTTCAGTTGACATTGTCGGCTTGGATCCAGACAAAGAGTATAGCGTGTCTCTGAATGTTGGACTCGAGGGGACCGAACTGGCTTCTCtaccatacatttttcaaaCTGGTAATAATGCAAGGTAG